TTCATGCAGCTCCATAAAATTGTCATTGTGTTGTGTGGTACTGTAACTTAGGGCTTTAGGATCATCTAATAGAACTAAACTTTCACGATATCTAATCCCATCAAAACCTGAACCTGGTGCCTTGAGCAGTTCCTTCTCCTTTCCAGTCATAGGATCTAATGAAATGATCACAGATAGACTATACAAATGACACAATAATTCCCCATTATCTCGAACCCCAAACACATCTCCCGATCCAAATTCAGGCAAGTGACATTTCCACATTCTGGTCCATGACTCCATATTACCATATTCTTTCATCGCCCATACTTCGAAACTAAAGTCTTCATCAGCATGATCTAAAGTAAAACAAAACAAACTGATGATGGAGTACTGCTCAAACACTAGTAGTTCAGGTGTGTGAATGTGCAAATTATTCGGTAACTTGATCTCATGAAACACCTCTTTGTTAACATTAAAACACAAAATCACTAGGTCTTCCCAGTTATCAATATGTTCACCAATCCAATGCAAGGCCCCATTAAAACTTGGTAACGCATTATTACATATAATCCTGTACCCGCCGGAAACAATTTCAGAATGAGAAGGAATAGATTTCCAAGAATTGTTATTTAACGAGAAAATCTCAGCCCGATATGCAGATTCTTCAGCATCTATGATAATCCTAACGACCTTGTAGTCATTTAAGATTGAATCGAAGCCAAATCCAAAAACCAATTCATATTCGTACACTTCATTATTGTAGTCGTGGGTCAAATTAGGTTTAGGGAGGGTGAAAAACTTTTGAATTGTGGGATTCCATAGAATGGTGCCATCGACATAAGTGTTAGCAATGCATATCACACCATTGCAACAACTAACCGTATAACGAGGAATGTTAATTTTCTTCAACTCAAAAGGAGAAGTAAGAACCTTATGAAGATGCAAACTATGATCCTTATCGACAAAACATTGCAAATCTCGATTTCCTTGCCGGAAGATTAAGTACTCACTGCTCTTTTTGTCGTCGAAAGTGTACGAGGAAACGAATGAAGGATTTTTTATAAGAGAGAGCCACGATTTCTTCACACACACGCAACTGCCAATAGCTTTGATGTCTAGTTTGTAGAATATATTGAGAAGGAGCTCCTCTGGCAAATCGTCCATTGTTTGGTTGGGTGCACAAAAAGTTTTTCCGTGAGATTGGAAATATCTGAGATAGATGATGCTTAATAAAATTTGGGGAGCTCTATTTTATATGAATGAAGCTCCCGATAACTATAGCAAAGCTAAAGAGGCACCAAATTTTCCATACTCTTCGAAAACTACATCAGTTAGGATttggtttaatttaaaataataaataaaattatgttctTTTAGTccttatttaaaaaataaaaaattaataataatacataatgtacGGTGGATACTAATTTCCTATTTTTTAAAATCGCCAGGATGATTATGTGGTTGAATGAAGCGAATCTTATCCTatctttttttataataataataataataataataataatagtagtaggtaCAATTAATTGAGTTGTTCGATTTACACGTATTATTGTTGAAATGTAGTTGGCATGTGTCTAATTTTTACCCTATTtcttgttaaaaaaaaaattctaacaTGATTATAATTCTAAAAAAATTAACTCAAAACaattataattatttggttatatAATACTAATTAAAGTCTATATGCAATTataattttcttttctttttgtcccatatttaatataaattaaatatttttttaatatttactattaattaTCTATACAAtcaatttacatatttatttttaaacACAAACTTTTCAGACGGGCTGACGGGACTCTCAGTTGTTAGAAATAGAAACCAAATTTATATTAAAGGCCACAATATTTTAGAGTTATCTTGTGAATTTTATCATGAAAGTCGATCCTTCATGAATACGATGAGGACTATTCCTATTGTATCCAAAtttaatgaaaaaaaaaagaaatttctaaaaattaaattattaaattctATAATTAATCGCAggaaattacatatatatttaaagaaAAAATTAGGTGGACATTTTTGTTGAAAAAGGACGGGAGGTGAACATTTGTAGTTGGACCGGAAACCGCGTTTCCGGTCCAACAAATTAATTATGCGTAATTAAGGTTAAATAAGACCGGTTTTGGGATTCCCGGTCAAACTAAGACCGGGTTTTCCATTCCCGgtctttaatttttttttcgaaatgcCACGTGGCAAGCCGTGAGTGGAGCGTTTCATGTAACCGGTCAATGCTTTTTCCGTCAAAAATGTAATCGTACCGGAATTGCCTGAAATTCATATATGTTGTAGACGAGACCACGAGGATCTCGAAACCGGCCAGAAAACGTCGAATGCCGGCCGGAAGTCAAAGCTTTTCCCTCGTCTAATTATTCCGTCAAAAATGTAATCGTACCGGAATTGCCTGAAATTCATATATGTTGTAGACGAGACCACGAGGATCTCGAAACCGGCCAGAACACGTCGAATGCCGGCCGGAAAGTGACTGTATTCTGACGTTTTCAAAATGTTAACCGAAACTTTGAATCAAAATTAAGACAAACGAAAGCGAGATAGAAAAATTAAATTATACCGTCGTGTTTGTGTTGAAGAGACGAATCTTTTGGTACCGGAACCAAGGTCGGAGATGGCCGGAATACCAGTTGACGAAGAGAGAGAGAGTCGGGAGAGAGAGCTCGCCGGAGAAGAAGATGTaattaattaaaaaatattaaattacTATTCTGCCCCTAAAACCGATTTTCTCAAAACCGGTTTTAATCAAAACCGGTTTTCCCAATTCCGGTTTTACTTAAAACCGGTTTTC
This genomic interval from Rutidosis leptorrhynchoides isolate AG116_Rl617_1_P2 unplaced genomic scaffold, CSIRO_AGI_Rlap_v1 contig79, whole genome shotgun sequence contains the following:
- the LOC139885121 gene encoding F-box protein At3g07870-like, whose amino-acid sequence is MDDLPEELLLNIFYKLDIKAIGSCVCVKKSWLSLIKNPSFVSSYTFDDKKSSEYLIFRQGNRDLQCFVDKDHSLHLHKVLTSPFELKKINIPRYTVSCCNGVICIANTYVDGTILWNPTIQKFFTLPKPNLTHDYNNEVYEYELVFGFGFDSILNDYKVVRIIIDAEESAYRAEIFSLNNNSWKSIPSHSEIVSGGYRIICNNALPSFNGALHWIGEHIDNWEDLVILCFNVNKEVFHEIKLPNNLHIHTPELLVFEQYSIISLFCFTLDHADEDFSFEVWAMKEYGNMESWTRMWKCHLPEFGSGDVFGVRDNGELLCHLYSLSVIISLDPMTGKEKELLKAPGSGFDGIRYRESLVLLDDPKALSYSTTQHNDNFMELHESCEN